From Micromonospora echinospora:
ATGTCGTGACCTTGGCCGGCGCACATGCTGAGCACGGACATCGGTTCGCCAGGTCGCTCATCGAGCCACGCGGCGATGTGCTGCTGGACCAGCCTCAGTCGGCGTGCCAGGGGCGAGCCGGGATCGGTGTAAGGGCTGTGCCAGGCGTACCAGTCCTTGCCGTCGTTCATGGGCGCCGAGTCTGCCAGTGTCACTGCCCAGCGGCGGGCGCGGGCATGCCGAGCATGGGGAAGGCCTTGCCAGGGTGGTAGAGCTGTCCTGTTGCGAGGCAGTGGTGCAGGCAGCCGAGGAGCCGGTTGAACAGGTGGCGTAGTGCGGCGGGATGGCGGTCGCCGTGGTCGCGGCGGCGCTGGTAGTGCTGCTTGGCGGGTTCGGCGTGCGTGGCGGCGACGAAGGCCCACAGATAACCGACAGCGGCAAGCCGATCGTTCTTCACCTTGCGGTGGGTGATGGAGATGCTGCGCCCGGACGCGCGGGTGACCGGGGCCGCGCCGGCGTAAGCCTTCAGAGCGCGAGGATCGGCGAACCGGGCCCGGTCGTCGCCGATCTCGGCCAGAACGCGGGCACCGGTCACGTCGGCCAGACCGGGGAAGCTTGTCACGATCGCGTGGTCCGGGTGCTGGCGGAACGCTTCGCTGGCGGCCCCGGCGAGCGAGTCAACGCTGGCGCACTCGACGTTCAGCGTCGCCAGCAGTGCCAGCGCCTGGATGCCCATGGCTTCCTCCACGACGGCCGGCTGACGTAGTTGCGGACGACGCAGCGCCTGCTGCAGCTCGGCCGCCAGGCCCTCGACGCCGCGCCGTCGGCCGCCGCGGCGTAGGGCGGCGGCGATCCGAGTGGTGGACAGTTTCGCAGCAACTGCGGGTGTGGATGCGACGGCGAGCACCGCGCGGGCGTCCGCGCTGGTCAGGTAGCCCTTCCTGCCGTTGAACGCGGCGAGGAACGTGGGGAAGTACTCCCGCAGCAGCGACCGCAGCTCGTTCGAGGCCCGGGTTCGCCGCCAGGTGGCGTCCTGGTGGGCCCGGGCCAGCACCGCGACCGCCTGAACCAGTTCGCTGTCGTGCGGCAGCGGCCGGTGAGCGTGGGCGTCGGTGCGCAGGATGTTGGCCAGCACCACCGCGTCGGCGTGGTCGGACTTCTTGCGTGACACCGAGTGCCGTTCCCGATAGCGGGCCACCGCCATCGGGTTGATCGAGTACACCCGCCGCCCGCTTGCGCGTAGCGCCGCAACCAGCAGTCCACGCGGGGTCTCGATCGCCACCGGGATCGGCTGCTCGGCGTTGTCACCGGCGGCGGCCAGCATTTCGACCAGCGTGGTGAATCCGTCCAAGTCGTCGCCGATACGACCCTTGGCGGCCAGGCGACCGTGCTCGTCGACCAGGGCAACATCGTGATGCCGTTCCGACCAGTCGATGCCGCAGTACACCGCCAACTCCTACTCCTCCCTCGCCTGCCCATCGGCATGCAACCCTGGCGGAAACGCGCGGCACCCTAATGACGAGGCTCTGTGGCCTACCCTCCGATGAGCCGTTCGCGATTCCAGCGACCCGCACGGTCCCGGTCTTCGCAGTCAGAGCTCGTCGGCTCCCGGTATGCGAGGTGTTCGCCGTGCGGGCGGGCTGCCACCACGATCAACATCCTGCCCAAGGTCACGAGGTGGTCCGGCCCCGCCCGAGGTCCGCCGGTCTTGCACGAGACCTGGCTCGGTCTAGAGGTGTGCAGGCGTGCACTCAGCGAGCCGGACCACCACACGAACGGCTCGCCGAGCCCACGCTGCCGATCTTTTTGGAGACCTCCAGGGTCAGGTAACGGGCAGGCATCCCGCAGACCTCGGCGGGCCGTTCGGGATTCATTAGGTAACGGGACATCTGACCATGGACGCATAACCTTCCCGGTTGCCGACACCGGCCGGCGCAAATCCGGCACCGCCACACGTCAGCCTGGTCACGTGGAACATGCGGCGTGCCGCGCGGCCCGTTCCGGAGCCAGTGGGCGTCGGCCGCTGACTCCGCCGAGCCGTCCCGGTCACGCCGTGCGGCGTGGGTGCCCCCGACGGCACTACAATCGGGCTCGAGCGCCGTCGACGACCGCAGGGATCCCTACATTCATGGTTCCGTTCCCCCGACAACCGCCGCCCTCGGTCGGCGAACCATCGGAGCCGCGCGTGGGCGTGGTTACCTGGAACGTCCAGCGAGCAGCGTCGGCCCGCGCCCGGTCCCAGATGTCGTGGCTGGCCAGCCAGCCGGACGCGGACGTCGTGGTGCTCACCGAGATCCCTCGGAGCGGCGCCGCCCACGCCGACGCGCTGCACGCACACGGCTACACGGTGCTCTGCCCGGAACCCGACGGTGACTATCGCGTCCTGGTCGCGGCCCGCGTCGGCGCCGTGACCCCCGTGGCCGGGCTCTACGCCGGCGAGCTGTCCGGCCGCTTCGTCGCGGCGCGGATCGCCCTGACGGGCCCGACCACGCTCGGCATCGTGGGGCTCTACGTTCCGTCGCGTGGATCCCGGGAACACCGCAACGTTGCGAAGCGGCTGTTCCAGACCGAGGTCGCGGCGATGCTTCCCCGGCTCGGCCGGGCCTACCCGGACGCCAGTCCGCTGATCGTCGCGGGAGACCTGAACGTGGTCGAGCCGGGGCACCTGCCCGCACACCGCGTCTTCGGCCAGTGGGAGTACGACTTCTACCGGGCCTTCGCCGGGGCGGGCCTCATCGACGCGTACCGGCACGTGCACCCTCGGACGGTGGAGCACTCCTGGTACGGCCGGTCCGGAGCGGGATACCGCTTCGACCACGTCTTCTGCGACGATCCGGGCCTGGTGCTCCGCTGCGCCTACCTGCACGCGCCCCGACGGGCGAAGCTGTCGGACCACTCGGCGATGACGGCCACCTTCGGGCTCACGTCCCCGGTCACCGGCCTCCCGCCGGTCAAGGCCGGTCAGGTGGGGGTGTAGTCCGCCGTCCGGGCCAGCCAGGCGTCGAGCTTGGCGACGAAGCGGTGCATCTGCGGGTCGTAGACATCGCTGTTCCAATTGACCTCGGTGAGGCCGTACCAGCGCACCGAGCGGAACTCCCGCGGGTCGGGCCGCACCGGGTCCGTGCGCCGTGCTTCGAGGATGAACCACAGGGTCATGTCCACATGGCTGTGGTGACCCCGCGTCCAGGTCCTGCTCAGGAAGAACGGATCGTCGCCGAACCGGCTGTGGAAGTCGGCGAGGACCCCGAGTTCCTCCGCGGCCTCGCGGACGACCGTGTGCCGGGGATCCTCGTCCTCGTCGACGTGACCGCCGGGCAGCAGCCAGCAGTTCGCCTTGAGGTGGTCCACGAGCATGACCGAACGCTCGCGCTCGTCCAGCAATGCGAAGTAGACCGCGAGGTGACGTGGCGGGTCCGCCGGCGCGTGTCGGCGGAACAACGGCTCGCCGGAGCGCACCCATCCGGTCATCGCCTGCTGGTCGAGCGCTTCCTGCCGGTCGTACGGCACCACCCGCCTGACGAGGTCAGCGACGATGGCACGGGGCTCCTGACGGGTGAGCACGACAAATCTCCCACGCGTTGCTCGATGGAC
This genomic window contains:
- a CDS encoding IS110 family transposase codes for the protein MAVYCGIDWSERHHDVALVDEHGRLAAKGRIGDDLDGFTTLVEMLAAAGDNAEQPIPVAIETPRGLLVAALRASGRRVYSINPMAVARYRERHSVSRKKSDHADAVVLANILRTDAHAHRPLPHDSELVQAVAVLARAHQDATWRRTRASNELRSLLREYFPTFLAAFNGRKGYLTSADARAVLAVASTPAVAAKLSTTRIAAALRRGGRRRGVEGLAAELQQALRRPQLRQPAVVEEAMGIQALALLATLNVECASVDSLAGAASEAFRQHPDHAIVTSFPGLADVTGARVLAEIGDDRARFADPRALKAYAGAAPVTRASGRSISITHRKVKNDRLAAVGYLWAFVAATHAEPAKQHYQRRRDHGDRHPAALRHLFNRLLGCLHHCLATGQLYHPGKAFPMLGMPAPAAGQ
- a CDS encoding endonuclease/exonuclease/phosphatase family protein — protein: MGVVTWNVQRAASARARSQMSWLASQPDADVVVLTEIPRSGAAHADALHAHGYTVLCPEPDGDYRVLVAARVGAVTPVAGLYAGELSGRFVAARIALTGPTTLGIVGLYVPSRGSREHRNVAKRLFQTEVAAMLPRLGRAYPDASPLIVAGDLNVVEPGHLPAHRVFGQWEYDFYRAFAGAGLIDAYRHVHPRTVEHSWYGRSGAGYRFDHVFCDDPGLVLRCAYLHAPRRAKLSDHSAMTATFGLTSPVTGLPPVKAGQVGV
- a CDS encoding NUDIX domain-containing protein; this encodes MLTRQEPRAIVADLVRRVVPYDRQEALDQQAMTGWVRSGEPLFRRHAPADPPRHLAVYFALLDERERSVMLVDHLKANCWLLPGGHVDEDEDPRHTVVREAAEELGVLADFHSRFGDDPFFLSRTWTRGHHSHVDMTLWFILEARRTDPVRPDPREFRSVRWYGLTEVNWNSDVYDPQMHRFVAKLDAWLARTADYTPT